A window from Myxocyprinus asiaticus isolate MX2 ecotype Aquarium Trade chromosome 37, UBuf_Myxa_2, whole genome shotgun sequence encodes these proteins:
- the LOC127428251 gene encoding phosphatidate cytidylyltransferase, mitochondrial, with protein MPLPALQNSSVFYRRILTQFPQDISLAFAYGSAVFRQTGSTQGQMGKNMLDFVFAVDDPVTWHTMNLIENRKHYSFLKYLGPKPISNIQNDYGAGVYFNTLVPADDRVLKYGVISTDTLIDDLLHWKTLYIAGRLHKPVRILLQNENGKLRSALVGNLKSAVIASFLMLPESFSEEDLFLQIAGLSYSGDFRMVIGEDKSKVSNIVKDNMQHFRKLYNNILQECPQVVYKPQQGRLEVDKSPEGQFTQLMALPRTLQQQITRLVDPPGKNRDVEEILLQVAQDPDCGSVVQQGISSIVKTSSLSQSAKGIVTAGLLKTVSYSVKKLQKMWRGARRKPS; from the exons ATGCCTCTGCCTGCATTGCAGAACAGCAGTGTGTTCTACCGTCGGATCCTGACTCAGTTTCCTCAGGACATCAGTCTAGCGTTCGCTTATGGATCGGCTGTGTTCAGACAGACTGGAAGCACTCAAGGTCAGATGGGG AAGAACATGCTGGACTTTGTGTTTGCAGTGGATGACCCGGTCACATGGCACACCATGAACCTGATAGAGAACAGGAAACATTACTCTTTCCTCAAGTACCTGGGTCCAAAACCGATCAGCAACATACAGAACGACTACGGAGCTGGGGTCTACTTCAACACGCTAGTCCCTGCTGATGATAGG GTGTTAAAGTATGGTGTGATCAGTACAGATACTCTAATTGATGACTTACTCCACTGGAAAACCCTGTACATAGCAGGCAGATTACACAAACCT GTTCGAATTCTGCTCCAGAATGAGAATGGAAAACTGCGATCTGCTCTCGTAGGGAACCTGAAAAGTGCAGTGATTGCATCATTTCTCATGCTGCCGGAAAGTTTTTCAGAAGAAGACCTTTTCCTCCAGATTGCAGGACTGTCCTACTCTG GGGATTTCAGGATGGTGATTGGTGAGGATAAATCCAAGGTTTCGAACATTGTAAAGGACAACATGCAACATTTCCGGAAATTATATAACAATATTCTTCAAGAGTGCCCGCAAGTGGTGTACAAGCCTCAACAGGGCAGACTGGAG GTTGACAAGAGTCCAGAGGGTCAGTTCACACAGCTCATGGCTCTTCCAAGAACTCTACAACAACAGATCACCCGTCTGGTTGATCCACCGGGAAAGAACAGAGATGTGGAAGAGATACTGCTGCAGGTGGCCCAGGATCCAGACTGTGGCTCCGTAGTACAGCAGG GAATTTCATCAATAGTGAAAACATCTAGTTTATCACAAAGTGCCAAAGGGATTGTCACAGCTG GTCTTCTCAAAACGGTGTCATACAGTGTCAAAAAGCTGCAGAAGATGTGGAGAGGCGCACGGAGAAAACCATCATGA